One stretch of Longimicrobium sp. DNA includes these proteins:
- a CDS encoding glycosyltransferase family 2 protein — protein sequence MSGLVLSVVVPVYNEEKLVRASVERLRAVPLRLEVICVNDASTDGSLAVLEALHAEGLVDVLLKHPRNQGKGAAVRKGIEHATGDVVVIHDADLEYDPFDLPRLLEPIADGRADAVFGSRFTGSPRRVLYFWHRVGNGFLTLLSNMLTDLNLTDMETCYKMVRADLLKRLPLRTDRFGIEPELTARLAQSRARVYEVPISYAGRTYGEGKKIGWRDGIAAFWHIVRANWLAPRGVPRADELRADDADTRPIPATAQSIGS from the coding sequence ATGAGCGGTCTCGTGCTGTCGGTGGTGGTGCCGGTCTACAACGAGGAGAAGCTGGTGCGCGCCTCGGTCGAGCGGCTGCGCGCCGTGCCGCTGCGCCTGGAGGTGATCTGCGTGAACGACGCCTCCACCGACGGCAGCCTGGCGGTGCTCGAGGCGCTGCACGCCGAGGGGCTGGTGGACGTGCTGCTGAAGCACCCGCGCAACCAGGGGAAGGGCGCCGCGGTGCGGAAGGGGATCGAGCACGCCACCGGCGACGTGGTGGTGATCCACGACGCCGACCTGGAGTACGATCCCTTCGACCTGCCGCGGCTGCTGGAGCCCATCGCCGACGGGCGGGCCGACGCGGTGTTCGGCAGCCGCTTCACCGGCAGTCCGCGGCGCGTGCTGTACTTCTGGCACCGCGTGGGAAACGGGTTCCTGACCCTGCTCAGCAACATGCTGACGGACCTGAACCTGACCGACATGGAGACCTGCTACAAGATGGTCCGCGCGGACCTGCTGAAGCGGCTCCCCCTGCGCACCGACCGGTTCGGCATCGAGCCGGAGCTGACGGCGCGGCTGGCGCAGTCGCGAGCGCGGGTGTACGAGGTGCCGATCAGCTACGCCGGCCGGACGTACGGCGAGGGGAAGAAGATCGGCTGGCGCGACGGGATCGCGGCGTTCTGGCACATCGTCCGCGCCAACTGGCTGGCCCCGCGCGGCGTCCCCCGCGCCGACGAGCTCCGCGCCGACGACGCCGATACGCGCCCCATCCCCGCCACCGCGCAGTCCATCGGCTCCTGA